The Acidicapsa ligni DNA window GAGGTGATGGAACGCGCGACCATCTCCGATCGGCTGAGCGGATGCGGCCTACGAGTCTCGGAGTAGCGGCGCACCAGTACGGCATCCGTAGCATCGAGAAAAATAACGCTCGTACGCAGCGTCTTTTTTACCTTGAGCAGAATGACAGGCAATTGATCGAGCGTTGGTCCTTCCCGTACATCCACCACAATCGCTGCGCGGTTCATCTCAGGAGAATCATGCACCAGCACGGCAAAATCAGGCAGCAGTTCGAGAGGCAGGTTGTCGACCGCGTAATAGCCCAGATCTTCAAAAGCCTTGAGTGCCGAGGCTTTGCCCGCACCTGAGATCCCGGTCACGATGACCAGTTCTTTTGAACTGGGCAGGACAACGGCGCTCTTCCGTGGTCGCGATGCTTTCTTAGCGACGGCTTTGGACTGCAATTTGATTTGGGATTTGCCTTTCTCATTCGACTGAGAATTCGGCTTATGGTTTGTGCCTTTGGAGGAACGCGACATGGCCCAATGCTAAACCTCCGCAGCTAAAATTTCGACGCTACTTTTGTACCATCTCTCGTTGGGCTTTAAGCATGCGGTACGGGGAGCCGATATCGGCTCCCCGTCTTGATGATTCCTTTATAGAAACCGCAGTGAAACCCGGCATCGAAGATCATGGAACGAAGATTATGGAACTTCGACCAACTCCATTTTTCCATCGCGGCGGCGGTGCAGTACGAACAGGTCTCCGGTTGCGCTGCGGAAGATCAGCAGATCCCGATCGCGAAACTCGGCCTCTTTCACAGCTTCCTCAATCGTCATGGGCCGAATCGCCAAGGCTTCGGCGGCGCTCAGGATATGCGGCTCGACAACTGCGGGTTTGCCTGGAAACGAATGTACAGTAATCGCGGCCTTGGTCTTCTTGCCCGGTGGGCGAACGATGGGAGGTTTCTCTACTTCTGCGGCGATCTCAACCCCGGGCCGCCCCGTCTTGCGAGGTCCGCGCGTCTCTGCCGTGGGAGCGACTTTGGGCAGTCGTTTGCTCGCACGCAGTTTATCTCGGAAGCGGTGCGCCTGGTGCTCTGCATGGGCCAGGGCATCGCGCAGCGCGATCTCCTGGCTGGGGGATTCGCCCTTGGAAACAATGCTGTGTTGTTTGCTTTGCAGTGAGATTTCTACGATCTGCAAGTGGCGTTCCGCTTTGAAGATAAGCGCTGCCGAAGTGACCTTGCCCAGCGAAATCGCGATGCGCTCGATACCTTCGACCGCGTTCGACTTCAGTGTTTTGGAGATTTTTACCTGTCTGGCAGTGAACTCTACGTCCATCTTCCCTCCAAACCTCCCTCGGCTCCCTATCTAACTGCGAAAGGTGAGCCCGAGGAGATGTAGTCAGGAGAGAATAAACCCATCAGGCCATCTTCGTCCGTGTCGAAATCAACGACAGCGTCGCGCAGCCCGATCTATTTCGATTTTGAGCCGCAAAATTAGTGGCCTCGGCGAACAGTTCCCTCAGGGGCAGGCTTCTGCGGCTGTCGCAGAGCAGCTTTTTGACCGCGCCGTCCCAGCAGAAACATGGTGAAGCCAAAAATCAGCAGAACAATGCCCCAATCGAGATTGGCATTGATTCCCAGGGACCTCGTATAGATCACGCTGCCCTGAGTGGCGAAGCCAAAAACGGTGAGGATCACGCCCACCAGCGTAAACATGAGCCCCATCGGAATACGCAAATCAAGATTCATTCCAGAGTCCTCTCGTCCGCGGATTAGCGGAAAATAATGTTCAGGCCAACGACCATGACCAGCAGAACTATCGCCAGCGCCTCAGGACGCTTCCACCACGGCAGATGTCCCATCTCAGGTTTGGGCGTAAGCGAATGCACCAGTCCGACCAGTTCCGACTCGGGCCTGGGTTTACCGAAAAGGCTCACGATGATGGTCACAATAAAGTTCGTGGAGAAGGCCCAGATCGCTGTCCAGAAATTTTGCGCCATATCGCTGGGATAGTGATGGATGACCGCGATCCAGCCGCCGTGCAGACCAGGATGCGCCTCGATTGGCAGCGACAAACCGTGATGGATGATCGCTGCCGTTGTGCCGGAGATCAGTCCGATAAACGCTCCGTTGCCGGTTGCGCGCTTCCAGAACATGCCCAGCAGGAAGGTCGCGAACAGTGGCGCATTCACAAAGGAAAACACCAACTGCAGGGTATCCATGATGTTGTTGAAGCCGGTCGCCGCGTAGGCTGTTGCCATGGAGAGCAATATGCCTCCGACGGTTGCCCAGCGACCCATCGCAAGGTAGTGGCTATCACTTGCGCCCTTCTTGATATACGACTGGTAGAGATCGTAAGTCCACACGGTATTGAAAGCCGTAACGTTGCCTGCCATGCCGCTCATAAAGCTGGCCAGGAGCGCCGTGAGCCCCAGCCCCAGAATG harbors:
- a CDS encoding HPF/RaiA family ribosome-associated protein — encoded protein: MDVEFTARQVKISKTLKSNAVEGIERIAISLGKVTSAALIFKAERHLQIVEISLQSKQHSIVSKGESPSQEIALRDALAHAEHQAHRFRDKLRASKRLPKVAPTAETRGPRKTGRPGVEIAAEVEKPPIVRPPGKKTKAAITVHSFPGKPAVVEPHILSAAEALAIRPMTIEEAVKEAEFRDRDLLIFRSATGDLFVLHRRRDGKMELVEVP